A part of Cotesia glomerata isolate CgM1 linkage group LG4, MPM_Cglom_v2.3, whole genome shotgun sequence genomic DNA contains:
- the LOC123263069 gene encoding zinc finger BED domain-containing protein RICESLEEPER 3-like: MSLVKYIAIGMLPLSHAEGPRFIQFVKALSPEYVIPSKTVIKDRLEVLYQSVRKDILATLRNFYDVSITTDAWTSRSAVSFITITVHAIDELWNLFSVTLNTLEMTESHSAANIYHHLCNALSEWNLADKIIAVVHDNARNMVAAMRESSTADIKNGQSVRCVCHSLQLVIKKAFNEEHFQIHLQKVSAIVGHFKHSYKATKALKDAQKLHNLPDHSLISYCVTRWNSAYNMVERLLEQRQAVESVLLNLEFTTTVMCKKLLLHDPPKIQSLKEVFREELEAQFLEEDYDSVPALACFLDPRYKNMADETQEFRESVQEKILEIMAKENVKETPAAITKNKREKNLDYLFNCEALSQSFERMASFESDNPNYLDNENEREINSFKMEPNIPLGDNPLHWWHSKRHKFPKLARLARRYLGVPASNYIKE, from the exons ATGTCACTTGTAAAATACATAGCAATAGGTATGTTACCGTTATCACACGCCGAAGGTCCAAGATTTATACAATTCGTTAAAGCTCTCAGTCCTGAATATGTGATCCCGAGCAAAACAGTCATAAAAGATCGCTTAGAAGTCTTGTACCAATCAGTGCGTAAAGATATACTGGCAACTCttcgtaatttttatgatgTGTCGATTACAACGGACGCTTGGACATCTCGTTCTGCAGtttcatttattacaattacagTACATGCTATAGATGAGTTATGGAATTTATTCTCTGTAACTTTGAACACCTTGGAAATGACTGAAAGTCACTCGGCAGCAAATATTTACCATCATTTATGCAATGCTTTATCAGAGTGGAATTTGGCAGATAAAATAATTGCTGTGGTCCATGATAATGCACGAAATATGGTGGCTGCAATGCGCGAAAGCTCTACTGCTGACATCAAGAACGGTCAAAGTGTTCGTTGCGTTTGTCATTCGTTACAGcttgttataaaaaaagctTTTAATGAAGAACATTTTCAAATACATCTTCAAAAAGTTTCTGCAATCGTTGGTCACTTTAAACATTCATATAAAGCAACAAAAGCTCTTAAAGATGCCCAGAAATTACATAATTTACCTGACCATTCTTTGATTAGCTACTGTGTAACTCGTTGGAATTCCGCTTACAATATGGTTGAACGGCTATTGGAACAAAGACAAGCAGTTGAAAGTGTGTTACTGAATCTTGAGTTTACAACTACAGTaatgtgtaaaaaattgcTGTTAC ATGACCCTCCGAAAATTCAATCACTTAAAGAAGTATTTCGCGAAGAACTAGAAGCTCAGTTTTTGGAGGAAGATTATGATTCCGTACCTGCATTAGCCTGTTTTTTGGATCCTAG ATATAAAAATATGGCTGATGAAACTCAAGAATTTCGAGAGTCGgtccaagaaaaaattttagaaattatggCCAAAGAAAATGTTAAAGAGACACCAGCAGCTATCACTAAAAATaagagagagaaaaatttGGACTATCTCTTTAATTGTGAAGCCTTATCTCAAAGCTTTGAGAGAATGGCAAGCTTTGAAAGTGATAATCCAAATTATCTagataatgaaaatgaaagaGAAATTAATAGCTTCAAAATGGAGCCAAATATTCCGCTTGGTGACAACCCTCTTCATTGGTGGCACTCAAAACGCCATAAGTTTCCTAAACTGGCTAGGCTGGCGAGAAGATACTTAGGTGTCCCAGCATCAA ATTATATTAAAGAATGA